One region of Ostrinia nubilalis chromosome 14, ilOstNubi1.1, whole genome shotgun sequence genomic DNA includes:
- the LOC135078264 gene encoding uncharacterized protein LOC135078264, translating to MASRTVRKIKRGKGKETANSEGNLPTIVVTPPPDMKVKAPKKLEEKNSNRNSALIETALPQLASTSQNNQAENKMADFSVNQLIAELSENSRASKGEIENIQRRLLQQANEILKVNAFANNTNASNQPVPEPRVIDSTQKYSSTRPVYGRIPIVMPRNPVAQVPNGPDRGKVDVSRQALTNANMAAPKADVARADNQLNDTQLVPEKLQEISVPFPVDNAGAMINSDQGNMQRVGTSALDAGRGIFFYETGSAQRAAASARAAPARGECLAPSNSKYIPILNAPN from the coding sequence ATGGCCAGCAGGACTGTGAGAAAGATTAAACGAGGGAAAGGAAAAGAAACAGCTAACTCTGAAGGAAACCTTCCTACAATAGTTGTTACTCCTCCCCCCGATATGAAGGTCAAGGCGCCTAAGAAATTGGAGGAGAAAAATTCCAACAGGAATTCGGCGCTGATAGAGACGGCGCTACCGCAACTTGCTTCGACGTCACAGAATAACCAAGCAGAAAATAAAATGGCGGATTTCAGTGTCAATCAATTGATAGCAGAGCTATCAGAGAACTCTCGTGCTTCTAAAGGAGAAATAGAGAACATACAAAGAAGACTACTGCAACAAGCGAATGAAATTTTAAAGGTGAATGCTTTTGCCAATAATACCAATGCTAGCAACCAACCAGTTCCTGAGCCTCGAGTGATAGACAGCACTCAAAAATACAGCAGCACCAGACCAGTCTACGGTCGAATACCAATCGTGATGCCTAGAAATCCAGTGGCGCAAGTTCCAAACGGGCCAGACCGAGGCAAGGTGGACGTTTCGCGCCAAGCCCTGACTAATGCTAACATGGCCGCTCCGAAGGCCGATGTCGCGAGAGCGGACAATCAACTTAACGACACCCAACTAGTCCCCGAGAAGCTACAAGAAATTTCCGTGCCATTCCCCGTGGATAATGCCGGTGCAATGATAAATAGCGACCAGGGAAATATGCAAAGGGTCGGCACGTCGGCGTTGGACGCGGGAAGAGGCATTTTTTTCTACGAAACGGGTTCTGCGCAGCGCGCCGCGGCCAGTGCGCGCGCCGCTCCGGCAAGAGGTGAATGTCTTGCTCCGTCAAATTCAAAATACATTCCAATTCTGAACGCGCCCAATTAG